In Triplophysa dalaica isolate WHDGS20190420 chromosome 19, ASM1584641v1, whole genome shotgun sequence, the sequence GGGATCACTGTAGTCGATGGTAACGGAATGATGAACAGTGTGAAAAACTCAACACTTCTGGATCTGAGTCATGCGCAGGATTTAGCGCTGCATCAGCCTCCAAACCTCTCCTCCATTCTTGGTACTGTACGTCATCgttgtgtgtttgagttcaTGCATGCTTATACACTGAGAAGACGAgactttttcaaatgtattaatCTGTCTACAGAACTATCATTAGACACTGCTGAAGATAAACAGAAGAATTCATTTTCTCTGTCACCTATAAGGTAAGACGTTTAAAGAGTACAGCAGGTTTCAGATATCTAAGACCACATGAACAATCTGGGGTCGACAgtttaaagtcggcatgaacCAGAAGTAatgattgtctttttttctgtatCGTGACATATACACGAGTGAAAcgacttctgaaatgagaaaaaacgtagggcgggacttgatttcaTCCACCGCCAACTGATTGGATCGTTAAAAGGTGAAAGATTTAAATGCGAGCTAgcaatctgtcagtcattgTAGCCCCGCCATCGTGCCATTCCTCCTGACCAGAAGTGAAGAGAGGTCGTTTCcagaggtggaggaggaggttacaagtgcaaatgatttttttaaaacaatgatctgcacggataaatcatttataataaatacttcaacattgtgtaaaacaattaaaacgatcattttttatttcatgacgactttaaatgtatgtgtgttttgatataaaatcaaatcaacTGGACCTTGTTAAAATTGTATAAAGGTCATAGCAAATTCCTATGTTGAAattatcaaaaatatgttgtattagaaaagttttaatttacatatatatactgtatatacattctCTGTTATTGAGTTAAAGGTTATGGATTTGACTGTTGTATTTTTTCCCAGCCTTTTCCCTTTATGTGTGCCTTCTGAAACTTTGGCATCAGATATTGCATCAGGTATTTGTTAGAGCACTTGagtttcaccacaaagaagTCACAAATGAATGGCATGGCATTATATGATAAGCAATGCTTTGTTTCTGGATTTTTGCAGGATGTGTGTTAAAACTGGATGAAAAGAGAGCACCAGCGAATGAAAGGGCAGTAGGTCCTGTTTTGAAAAAGCAGGTGACTTTTCTTTGCCTGTCTGTGGTAACATTCTTACAAGTATAAAACTTTTCTCGTCTTGGTTTCTCTTCCTCGCTTACTGCTAGAAAGTCTTGATGGTCCAGAGTAGAGCAACCTATGACTGGTCACACATATTgtatctaaaatatatttatctgtTTGTCTCCGTTTTCAGCATTTTTCAGAAAAGGAAACCAGTAAACCAATAAAATGCAGAAAAGTGATGTTCAGTGATATTGTGAGCATTAGGAACATATCAAACCATAGATGCAATAAAATAGAGAATCATCATTGTGGACATCAACAGGACGAGCTGGTTAAACAAAAAGAAGACATCACAAGAGAAGAATCCCAAGATATTTTCTCAGGGCCGGCAAAATTCTTTCACTTTGCAGATGAATGTGAAAGAGAAGCGTTTTTTCGGAGACTGAAACGAACATGCTCATTCCAGTTTCCTGCTAAAATGGTAATTTTACCATTATTGGTAATATGGTACATAAGATAAGTTTATATGTTGACAATTTTgaaatttaaagaaagaaaaacttaaTTGGCGTGTTGTTCTGTTCTTTGTAGAGAATCTCCATATTATCACCCCCATCTCAGGAGATTAAAACAAGGTTGTGAAATGTCATTGCAATATCATTCGCTTATAAGTCTTATGTGTAGTGTACATAGGGAATACTGTGGCCAGCAGGGGGCAAGCCAGTTTTTCCTAAATAACATTTATGTCTGTGTGGTggggttttgtttgttttttaacaaatgtatgTTTCTAAATACAGAGGAACATCCAGACCCCCATGCAGTTCGCAGATCCCTCTGCGTCTAATGACCTGAGAGTGAACATTTCTATAAGGTGAGACAGTTTAATCCTTTCATACACAAAATATCTGTGCATCCTAGGCATACTAAGTATGTATTCTAAAAGACAGTAAATGAAAGCTGCTTACATAAATTTTTAATAGGTTAACTTGTTCATTCTCACGACCCCATTAATACAGAATGgcagtaatgattttttttaaatattaaacatatactTCAGCAACACAAAAAATTATCACATAAAGCTATTTGTTTCCttacacaaaaagaaaacaaatgacattATATTTGACTGCATTTTCTGCTGAAACCAACTAATGATTTTGCAGTTCTCAAGAACGAAAAAACTAACAATGTCTATTAATTCTGCATAgttactttgtttaaaatattctaATCATCTTTATTCTTTTTCAGTTTAGTCAGATTTTTACCAGTCGAGATTAAAGcaaggttttttttattttctcaaagaTTGTTTTAAGGAGGACTTCTGACACTCAAAATGGACTTTGGAGGataaattatttgaatgaaatgtttggCTTTATAGAggaaaaataacttatttatgtctaattatttgtaaaaaaagatatgtaaaaaaagatgaataaaaagataacgtttttcatgtttttaatctaGCCGATTATTGAAATGCATCACTGTTTGGTCTGAGATGGTTTGTAATACTGTGCATTATGGGGgataaaactagtcccagactactTCAAATGTTAGAGGTGacttgatcgaaaacaactcgCACTGACTTATCTTCAATTATTTTAGTGCGTttgttttgtctcgagatgcacaCCTTTTATAAGGTATGTTCTTTTAAAACGACTTGAATATCCTAATTGAACTAATGCCttgtcctggtttaaactaatccaTGTGCAGGAAACCGCCCATAAATCTACTAAAGACTCACGTTTTCAATGCATTCCGTGAGACTCAGTTTCTATATAGAGTCTTAATGCATCTAGTCCCAAAACATCAACACGACGCTTTGACCACGTGATGCAGACATATTAGCCAATCTGGTGCGTGCAGTGACTGGCCAATAGGACAGCGGAGAACGTTGCCAAGCAGCTCGTGTGACTAATGTCAGTCATATGACTGGCCCACAAATGGAGTCCGTTCGCAGAAGTCGAGCGTTTCTCAGGAATTGACCTAAAAAAAGGGATTTTATGTTAGTACGGTGGGTCCATTATGGCTCCCACATTATTTCATAAACTCTTCAACAAAGGAAAAGCGTTTTCAGCGCCTGTGAACTGTAATAAAGAGGATGCGGTGTTCAGGTACGTGTCGATCTCGCGCTCATCTCCTCTGAGACAACAACGTCTCGAGTGAGCAGTATTATAACACACTAATGTTATAGTacgtttcttttgtgtttatgaagCACTCTACATGTATGTATATAGTCTGGAGTATTTGATACTTATTTATGTGaaacgtttttttaatgtagtgtTGTAATTGCATCTGCGTAACGTTACTGTGTTTAGCGCACTGATAAGTGGTTTAGCCTCGTGCTAGCTAACACTTTGTTTATTAATCTGAAAATGAGTTTAATTACTCCCCGggcctttttatttttcatcaaaatCTATACTTTCAATTTAACATTATTCTCTTCAACATTAGACCTAAGCGCGTGacgagtttttttttctttaaacaagtTACACCGTCCACTAGAGAGGTAACTTATCTTAACGTTATTGAcctttttaatgtaaaacaacaaCGTTTAATTTATTCTAAATTTACACATGGGCTTTATATCGTTTTTTATTGGCGACGATAAAGCTGCTTGTGTTTGTCTGCGGTACTGGCACGTGACATTGTCATCAAACATTCTCGTGCAGTCAGTGGGTGTTAATAGATgtgatataaatgtatttagatGTGCTGTAATGCACTGCTTTCTATCAGGCTTTTTTCCTCGTGTTTCTGGTTTGAACTCTGGACGTTAGAATCAATGCAAACCGCGTCTGCCACTACCCTGCATTTCATTTACCTTTACAtgcaaaatgttcttttttaaatcattaaatttagcatgttatttattcatttagataATGTTTGGGAGTATTACACACACAAGCGTTTGAAATGGTTGGTTTTGCTAAAAGAACATTCGGCAtctgacaacaaaacaaataaaatgtgttctgtagaGTGTCTTCATTTTAAGATTTCATTGATTTGCTGAGAACAGATGTGGTGTGGGCCACCAGGTTTATGCTTTCATAAACATGAAACGCTGTTTTCTAATGTACTCTATTATTTGCTAAAGCTTACGTTCTGTATTATTAGTTTTTTGCGGCCATTCTCCTTActgctttaataaatgtttttttgaatgttgaatttctttttctttctttaaagctGATAAAGGCCGAATCTTATGGTGTGAAGTACAATAAGCACATATAAGTAATGGTGTGATCTGTGCGAAACAGCACAACAACATATGAGTGTCATGTTCACATTCAGAAGTCAGAACCACTACTGAAGGCATCGTGTTGTGTATAAAGAGCCCATAGTGAGTAGTCCGGCTATGCCTAAGAATACCAGAGAGGGCAACTGAATGGGTGACCCCCTCAAAGAAGAACCAAAGGGCTGCTCGCATATCTTTGGATTTGGCAAGGACGGGTCATCATACTGCACATCGCTCGTGATTGAGCCAAAAGCTTTTGTGTGCTCTGGCAGGGGATTACCTTCTGCCAAACACAGAAGCTAGGggccggttgcataaactgcttagactagtcttagaAGTCAGTCATCTAATTTCtcctcaatctctctctctctctccctatccctctctgtttttttttagttagATACTGGAGCTAACTATCCCTAAAGTTGAGCTGGTAGAGTGTCACTTTAGCTGTGAAAAGGTCACAGGTTCGCTTCCAAGGAACACACACTGATAAATGATATAGCTTAAATGCTGTCAGACTTCAGCCTTTGAAGACAGAAAGATGAAGCTCTCTGTCAAATAAACATGATCTACATGTTATTATGACCAGTGTAGCACTTAATGTGACTTTATCGGCCCATGGTGTTATATAAAGCCTGATGTATAAGTGCCAATTCTAATGCCTAAATGCTGTGAATAAATGCTGTTGCTGAGACCATTATTTTATTACCCTTAGCGACCTTGTAGGGTGTCTTCATTTGTAGCCAGTATAGGCTGTGGCTGAGCTAGCTGACAGGAATGCAGGCTGGAAAAATTCCCATTGCATGCATTCAAAAATGACCCCGGCTGGCAGACAGGAACTGCGTCACGGTCTAGATAGTTATTTTATGTAACACCTGCTTGCTCCCAAAGCAACCGTGCGTCACTGAGCGTCGTTTGAGGGGAGGGCTGTGTGTTGTGGTCAAGAGGTAAGAGCCGGGGACGGATAGTCCTCTCTCTGCACCAGCCGCACTCAGACTTTCTTCAGTTTCACCATATCTAACCAGGACGTACAGATGCCTTTGTCCAGGTGCTGTCCAGCTCGCCCTAAAGGTCATCTGACAGTCTCATGTTGTTTTGTGAATTTACTTCAGTGCTATTCTTAGCGGCGCTCCCTGGTGAGGAAGAGCAAGCTGCGGGCTAGGGAGAATGGGAAAGCACACTGGCAAAATCTCAAAGATGCCCAGGTACTCGACACCTgcttgctttttttttttttttttttttactttttctggAAGTAAACTATAGATTTTTAGTATGGCGCTTGGATTAATAGTGCTTTACCATGTGCAGGGGAAACAGAGGCAGTGTGACTTTGGGAATGCTGGGATGAAGTTGGTTGCCCCGTGTGAGAGAGGGAGTGCTGCGCGATTGTTTATGTCCTACTTACTGTGAGCCATGatcattattacatttatgtaaGGTAAATGAGATTACAGTCAACAGCTTGAGGTTTCTTTCTCAGTTTTGAAGTCGTTCAGTGTGTCTCCCCAATTTTCTTGACTAGTGAGCTGTAGACTAGTTCGTAATCATATCAGATTAACCAAATTCATGTATTTTTACCAACACATTAATTTGCCTAGATTGCCTGTTATGATTATGGTGTGGATTTTAATCTGTAAAATTAAGGGTTTCACTGTGTTCCCGTTGTTTGTCATTTGAGTTTTTCTCAAGTGTTTTGTTGATATGATCATGTGAATTAGCCTTTAGTTTGCACACAGCTGTATTGTGAGACGACTAATGTGTTACTGCCTGCCTGACCTGTGGTGAAAGTTATTCTTGGCTCATTAAAGGATTTCTGAATCCCTCAAAGTCCTTCTGCTGTGGAGTATTTAAACAAAGTATGGGCTCTGCCCCTACTGTCTAACAGCGTGTTTCTCATTGTAAATCAAAGACGTGATGTTTTGAACTCTGATAATGGGAATGATGCAGTCACGGAGCCTATGTTTGACTCATTTTCCACCCTGAACTGAATGAGAGCAGTTGTTTGGAATTTGCAGTTGGTGGGAAGAGTAAACAGCCGTGGACTTAACTGTCTGCCTCGTGCCTTTCTTCACCTGCATTGACATAAATAACTCTTGCCTGTGACTTAGCCAGTCCCTTCCTTCTCTGCCCCTTATCCAAAGCCAATTTTGTTTATTCCCATTGTTTGCCAGCCACTCTTCACTACACTGGCCTGTGTTCGGCTTCGAGGAATGGGAGCTTTCGAAACATCCGACCAAACAATGGCAGCTGACAGTTAAAGGAAGCTTATTAGTCAACTGTCAGTGTGGTCAGCGATGCGGCCACACCAGAACACTCTGTAGTCGCTGCGCAAGAGTCACTGTACTGGAGCCATGCCACAGTCCTGCTCATGTCCATGTCTGTCTCCCCCCAGCTGGGCCTCCCCGGAGCTGGAACCCAGTCAGATCCGCCTCATTGTCTACCAGGACTGCGAGCGGCGT encodes:
- the LOC130408220 gene encoding uncharacterized protein LOC130408220 isoform X2 encodes the protein MIVKKSSRGKGRNVTPMRAASSINVRTCVPILSGCARRGRQRSKLNSFGCNKDRLVRTGGKYLNGRPLISGSRRGHCKVMMTASASKDSSQDTTSMIMPSGVSSFLLDCLDDDDDSPTLNMDSSLSSIEEFRRADHFDEGITVVDGNGMMNSVKNSTLLDLSHAQDLALHQPPNLSSILELSLDTAEDKQKNSFSLSPISLFPLCVPSETLASDIASGCVLKLDEKRAPANERAVGPVLKKQHFSEKETSKPIKCRKVMFSDIVSIRNISNHRCNKIENHHCGHQQDELVKQKEDITREESQDIFSGPAKFFHFADECEREAFFRRLKRTCSFQFPAKMRISILSPPSQEIKTRGTSRPPCSSQIPLRLMT
- the LOC130408220 gene encoding uncharacterized protein LOC130408220 isoform X3; this encodes MIVKKSSRGKGRNVTPMRAASSINVRTCVPILSGCARRGRQRSKLNSFGCNKDRLVRTGGKYLNGRPLISGSRRGHCKVMMTASASKDSSQDTTSMIMPSGVSSFLLDCLDDDDDSPTLNMDSSLSSIEEFRRADHFDEGITVVDGNGMMNSVKNSTLLDLSHAQDLALHQPPNLSSILELSLDTAEDKQKNSFSLSPISLFPLCVPSETLASDIASGCVLKLDEKRAPANERAVGPVLKKQHFSEKETSKPIKCRKVMFSDIVSIRNISNHRCNKIENHHCGHQQDELVKQKEDITREESQDIFSGPAKFFHFADECEREAFFRRLKRTCSFQFPAKMRNIQTPMQFADPSASNDLRVNISIRLF
- the LOC130408220 gene encoding uncharacterized protein LOC130408220 isoform X1, giving the protein MIVKKSSRGKGRNVTPMRAASSINVRTCVPILSGCARRGRQRSKLNSFGCNKDRLVRTGGKYLNGRPLISGSRRGHCKVMMTASASKDSSQDTTSMIMPSGVSSFLLDCLDDDDDSPTLNMDSSLSSIEEFRRADHFDEGITVVDGNGMMNSVKNSTLLDLSHAQDLALHQPPNLSSILELSLDTAEDKQKNSFSLSPISLFPLCVPSETLASDIASGCVLKLDEKRAPANERAVGPVLKKQHFSEKETSKPIKCRKVMFSDIVSIRNISNHRCNKIENHHCGHQQDELVKQKEDITREESQDIFSGPAKFFHFADECEREAFFRRLKRTCSFQFPAKMRNIQTPMQFADPSASNDLRVNISISLVRFLPVEIKARFFLFSQRLF